The following are from one region of the Cystobacter ferrugineus genome:
- a CDS encoding M48 family metallopeptidase: protein MAHSTGLLFRAAVAILLMVLFFSLALTASAGLVYGAYELGTFTLEHARGRGLVLLLLVAGAMGFGGLVILWSIVPRIDRFTPPGPELTAKEQPVLFQEIHRIAEMTGQEPPTHVYLVPDVNAFVTERGGWMGIGSQRVMGLGLGLVNILGVSELRAVIAHEFGHFHGGDTKLGPWIYKTRGAIIRTVQNLYAAGEASEEVGTVAFVLKAVGKPFEWFAKGYLRITQAISRAQEYSADGVAVRTQGAAALVEGLKKTHRGGLAFSAFVENELGPLLENKRHAPLGEGFRRFLGAPSVAERLGQLEKEELSEGKQDPYDTHPPLRERIRHAESLDAPWVAQDVRPAVELLADVPQLEAKLYSEWTQGATLTPIEWAESASVFVSDWQAALLDAQRGLAHGTTPLTLPTETPALRELAAKVTGQDTAHVPEDILQQWATELYMRVLSAVLVDHGFTPSNNPGEAIAFTRGELRLEPASLVRSYLRGELGREAWSASWQEAGLADAPLTPEDVQQRRSG from the coding sequence ATGGCCCACTCCACCGGTCTCCTCTTCCGCGCAGCGGTTGCCATCCTCCTGATGGTCCTCTTCTTCAGCCTCGCGCTCACCGCCTCCGCGGGCCTCGTCTACGGCGCGTACGAGCTGGGAACCTTCACCCTCGAGCACGCGCGCGGCCGCGGCCTCGTCCTCCTCCTGCTCGTCGCGGGCGCCATGGGCTTCGGGGGCCTGGTCATCCTCTGGTCCATCGTCCCGCGGATCGACCGCTTCACCCCGCCGGGGCCGGAACTGACGGCGAAGGAGCAGCCGGTGCTCTTCCAGGAGATTCACCGCATCGCGGAGATGACGGGCCAGGAGCCCCCAACCCACGTGTACCTCGTCCCGGACGTGAACGCGTTCGTCACGGAGCGGGGTGGCTGGATGGGTATTGGCAGCCAGCGGGTGATGGGGCTCGGTCTGGGGCTCGTGAACATCCTCGGCGTGAGCGAGCTGCGCGCGGTCATCGCGCACGAGTTCGGCCACTTCCATGGGGGAGACACCAAGCTCGGGCCGTGGATCTACAAGACGCGCGGGGCCATCATCCGCACCGTCCAGAACCTTTACGCGGCCGGCGAGGCCTCGGAAGAGGTGGGCACCGTCGCCTTCGTCCTCAAGGCGGTGGGCAAGCCGTTCGAGTGGTTCGCGAAGGGCTACCTGCGCATCACCCAGGCCATCAGCCGCGCGCAGGAGTACAGCGCGGACGGGGTCGCGGTCCGGACCCAGGGGGCGGCGGCGCTGGTGGAGGGGCTGAAGAAGACGCACCGTGGAGGGCTCGCGTTCTCGGCGTTCGTCGAGAACGAGCTGGGGCCGCTGCTCGAGAACAAGCGCCACGCGCCACTGGGCGAGGGCTTCCGCCGCTTCCTCGGCGCTCCGAGCGTCGCCGAGCGGCTGGGGCAGCTGGAGAAGGAGGAGCTCAGCGAGGGCAAGCAGGACCCGTACGACACGCACCCGCCGCTGCGCGAGCGCATCCGCCATGCCGAGTCGCTCGATGCGCCGTGGGTGGCCCAGGACGTGCGCCCCGCGGTGGAACTGCTCGCGGACGTGCCGCAGCTGGAGGCGAAGCTCTACTCGGAGTGGACGCAAGGGGCGACGCTCACCCCCATCGAGTGGGCGGAGAGCGCGAGCGTGTTCGTTTCCGACTGGCAGGCGGCGCTGCTGGACGCCCAGCGAGGACTCGCACACGGCACCACGCCCCTCACGCTGCCCACCGAGACCCCGGCCCTGCGCGAGCTGGCCGCCAAGGTGACCGGACAGGACACGGCCCACGTTCCCGAGGACATCCTCCAGCAGTGGGCAACCGAGCTCTACATGCGCGTGCTGAGCGCCGTGCTGGTGGACCACGGGTTCACGCCCTCGAACAACCCGGGAGAGGCCATCGCCTTCACCCGGGGCGAACTCCGGCTCGAGCCCGCCTCGCTGGTGCGGAGCTACCTCCGCGGGGAGCTCGGTCGTGAGGCCTGGAGCGCGAGCTGGCAGGAGGCCGGGCTCGCCGACGCGCCCCTCACCCCCGAGGACGTCCAGCAGCGCCGCTCCGGCTAG
- a CDS encoding TetR/AcrR family transcriptional regulator, producing MRSTERPLWRRLPACFWSKGYEVTSIADLTEAMEVGSLSPYAAFGSKEALYVEALRHYRENYETLVWARFFSTGTAREAVMSLLLDSAAALTGCLGDIPHGCMVTLSSVGSEGHSELGELVRSARAITLDSLKARLGRAVGADEIPAGSRSLIASSHGEGRAEFASPEESARVNGLGMVPVRFVDNPGRVTETYPANPNGYARAALE from the coding sequence GTGCGTTCGACCGAGAGGCCGCTCTGGCGCAGGCTACCCGCCTGTTTCTGGTCCAAGGGCTATGAAGTGACTTCCATCGCCGACCTTACGGAGGCGATGGAAGTCGGGTCGCTCAGCCCGTACGCGGCTTTCGGCTCAAAGGAGGCGCTCTATGTCGAGGCGCTGCGTCATTACCGCGAAAACTACGAGACGCTCGTCTGGGCCAGGTTCTTTTCCACTGGCACGGCCCGCGAAGCGGTCATGTCCTTGCTTCTGGATTCAGCCGCGGCCCTGACCGGATGTCTCGGCGACATTCCCCACGGTTGCATGGTGACGCTCTCGTCGGTCGGCAGCGAGGGCCATTCGGAACTCGGCGAACTTGTGCGATCGGCTCGTGCCATTACGCTCGACAGCCTGAAGGCGCGCCTGGGCCGAGCCGTGGGAGCGGATGAGATTCCGGCGGGCAGCCGCAGCCTCATCGCCTCCTCTCACGGGGAGGGGCGGGCGGAGTTCGCGAGCCCCGAAGAGTCAGCGAGGGTGAACGGGCTGGGGATGGTGCCGGTGCGCTTCGTGGACAACCCCGGGCGGGTGACGGAGACGTACCCGGCGAACCCGAACGGCTACGCGCGCGCCGCGCTGGAGTAG
- a CDS encoding alpha/beta hydrolase has protein sequence MKTRWLLPAALLLAITGCGELTGGAEGEVTYAEVPSPSEPGGVHPLTLDIAVPEGPGPFPAIVFIHGGGWVIGDLDDFGDRIQEVSRRGFVGVTLNYRLANLDDGHGKALHPWPAQLQDVRCALRWLAANAATYKVDTARVGVIGGSAGGHLAMMSAYARNEARFEPDYCPYSENLEVKAVVSMCGAGDPASVYETTDWWIKPYVTRFLALPDGAKVRDAPEVFADVSNLTYMGHGPRVPLLILQGTADTLVLPEVQRAFAVSAQLLGQEVHVEYLEGAGHDIDATHRTESDELIWKWFGERL, from the coding sequence ATGAAGACGAGGTGGTTGCTACCCGCGGCCTTGCTGCTGGCCATCACGGGATGCGGTGAGCTCACGGGTGGCGCGGAAGGCGAGGTCACGTACGCGGAGGTGCCCAGCCCGAGTGAGCCCGGTGGGGTGCATCCGCTGACACTCGACATCGCAGTGCCAGAGGGGCCGGGTCCCTTTCCCGCGATCGTCTTCATCCATGGTGGCGGATGGGTCATCGGAGATCTGGACGACTTCGGAGATCGAATCCAGGAAGTGAGCCGGCGGGGCTTCGTCGGGGTGACCCTCAATTATCGGCTCGCGAACCTCGATGATGGACACGGCAAGGCCCTCCACCCCTGGCCGGCGCAACTGCAGGACGTGCGGTGTGCGCTCCGGTGGCTCGCCGCGAATGCCGCCACGTACAAAGTGGATACGGCCCGAGTGGGGGTGATCGGCGGGTCCGCTGGCGGGCACCTCGCGATGATGTCGGCGTACGCCCGGAACGAAGCACGCTTCGAGCCGGACTATTGCCCCTACAGCGAGAACCTCGAGGTGAAGGCCGTGGTGTCCATGTGCGGCGCCGGTGACCCCGCGTCCGTCTATGAGACGACGGACTGGTGGATCAAACCCTACGTCACCCGGTTCCTCGCGCTGCCGGATGGAGCGAAGGTGAGGGATGCGCCCGAGGTCTTCGCTGACGTCAGCAACCTCACCTACATGGGGCACGGACCCAGGGTGCCACTGCTGATTCTCCAGGGGACGGCGGACACCCTCGTCCTCCCCGAGGTGCAGCGAGCCTTCGCGGTATCGGCTCAATTGCTCGGGCAGGAGGTCCACGTCGAGTACCTCGAAGGCGCGGGCCACGACATCGATGCCACCCACCGGACCGAGTCGGATGAGCTCATTTGGAAGTGGTTCGGGGAGAGGCTATGA
- a CDS encoding NADP-dependent oxidoreductase, whose translation MANTSNRQIVIAARPNGKAQLSDFNIVEQAIPSPGDGEVLFRNLLISMDPYQRSLMGNASSELPPIDIGQPMSGPTVAVVEQSRNANFAVGDHVVSWSGWQEYGLSDGSDLQKIDPEAAPLSTALGVLGHTGLTAWLGVSKFLNPKPGGTFVVTAAAGSVGSVAAQMAKLRGHRVIGIAGGPEKVRYLKDDLGLDGAVDYKATGFAEQLARALPDGLDTLFDNVGGYMFEALMPYFNHHARIVICGTIAQYDFPNAPDGPNRLPELLKSFLYRFIEIRGFALPDHLGSYPEFLAEVGPLVSQDKIKYSEEFVDGFENIPDAFLRLFDGRNRGKLIARVG comes from the coding sequence ATGGCAAATACGTCGAACCGCCAGATCGTCATAGCGGCACGCCCGAATGGCAAAGCCCAATTGAGTGATTTCAATATTGTCGAGCAGGCGATACCTTCTCCCGGTGACGGCGAAGTGTTGTTTCGCAACCTGCTCATCTCAATGGATCCCTATCAGCGCAGTCTGATGGGTAATGCTTCCAGCGAACTGCCTCCGATCGATATTGGCCAGCCAATGTCAGGTCCTACCGTCGCAGTCGTTGAACAGAGCAGAAATGCGAACTTCGCCGTTGGCGATCATGTCGTCAGCTGGTCGGGTTGGCAGGAATATGGGCTTTCCGACGGTTCTGACCTCCAGAAGATCGATCCTGAGGCGGCGCCGCTATCAACCGCGCTCGGGGTGCTGGGTCATACTGGCCTGACGGCATGGCTCGGCGTCAGCAAGTTCCTCAATCCGAAGCCCGGCGGCACGTTCGTCGTCACTGCCGCAGCAGGCTCGGTAGGTTCGGTCGCAGCGCAGATGGCCAAGCTGCGAGGGCATCGCGTTATCGGCATAGCCGGTGGGCCTGAAAAGGTGCGGTACCTGAAGGATGACCTCGGTCTCGACGGCGCTGTCGACTACAAGGCGACTGGCTTCGCCGAGCAACTTGCCCGCGCATTGCCCGATGGCCTCGATACGCTTTTCGACAACGTTGGTGGGTACATGTTTGAAGCGTTGATGCCCTACTTCAATCATCACGCGCGGATCGTCATCTGTGGCACTATCGCACAATATGACTTCCCTAATGCTCCTGACGGACCGAACCGCCTTCCTGAGTTGTTGAAGTCGTTCCTTTACAGGTTCATTGAAATCCGCGGCTTTGCACTGCCAGATCACCTTGGAAGCTATCCGGAATTCCTTGCTGAGGTGGGTCCTTTGGTATCTCAAGACAAGATAAAGTATAGCGAGGAGTTCGTGGACGGGTTCGAAAACATTCCGGACGCTTTTTTAAGGCTATTTGACGGCCGCAACCGCGGCAAGCTGATCGCCAGAGTTGGCTGA